ACACGGTGACTGCCCTAGGTAGCAGTTATTATCATTAAATGTGGCCCCTGCCGAACTTTGCATGTGGATCCAACATGACCACGGCAAGTGAGCGCATTTGAAAAGATGTTATTGAGCAAACTCTTGCGTCTTGTTTTTAAAGGCAAACGGATCCATGTCCAGCTGTCGAGAAGTCGGCTCCGGACACAACCTGGGATGGGCGACAAAAACGGCTGTTTTCGGTGCGGTAAAGAGGGCCACTGGTCTAAAGAATGCCCCAAAGATCGCGTTGGTTTCGAAGGCGGATTCCCTTGCGACTACCCCCAACCCTACTCGGAGCGTCCGGCGTATGATGATCGGTATGGGATGGCTGAGCACTTCGAGGGCTATTTGCCAGAGCCATACACGCCAATGGGAGACCCCTACTATGACCGGCGGTCGACTCAGCTTCCACCGATAGGCACTGCCATGAGCGACTGCGTCCCTGGTGGCTTTGACCCCTATGGGAGGCACGCTGTGCCgcctccaaacccttcctattACAGCCGAGATAGGAGCCCTCTGCGTCGCAATCCCATGGCTTCCTCCAGCGCCGGATACGGGTATGAATACTCACACGTCTCCTCGGCtccaatgtcctctagttctccgtATGACGGGCCCGGCTCAGCGGGGAACGCCTACATGGGCCGCATGCagtactcaatgttctgatccgAAGGTGAGGCACTGTCGGCTTTCCAGCCGCAGGTGTGTGTGTCTGACGTTGCACAGATTTGGCTTACTCAGTGGCTAATGCGCAAAGGGCTGTAAGGGTTTCCTTACGTCCTgcccaagccccccccccccacactccatcaGTATTGTGTTTTTCCTTTTATCCCCGGGGTCAATTCCCTTATCTTGAGGGTTGGAGTGGGAAGCGGAGGTTGCTTGAAGCAGGAGCTTCTGGTCGCTGCCCTGAACTGCTGAACTTGCAGTAACTCCGGCTGACATTGGCATCAAAATGGGTTACAATGTCGGAGCCGGCCCTGCTGCACATTTCTTACAGTTGACGAGCGAACTGGAGGGGGTTGCAGCAGACGGCATCTATTTAAAGTATTTAAACTCAAGAGTATGGTCAAAGTCGGGGtttgagaaggactggaaagtatTGATCAGAAACCTAGTATAATACACAGTGACCTCCATGTTCATTTATGCTGCTAATAAACTCACAACCACAAAAATACTTTTTGCCAAAATTGGCAAAGAACTCAACCGTTTtgatttttttcctctctctttctttGTGCATTAGTCACTGGATATCTTCAAGTCTGTCTCTCACATGGCTCCTGGCCGCATGTGGGACAGGGTAATTGAGACGACTGCGTGTTTCAGGGCAGTCCGATCAGGCTGCTGACacggaaaattaaaaaaaaataaaaatgatgtCCATGTGTgctttctctctttgtttcttgcaGGAGTGATATTTGTCCCTCGGCAACAGAGTGGGGTTTCCAAGTAAATCTTTGGGTTGTAAGGGATGTGTTCCGTCGCCTGGATGTTGATTGAGCAAAAGGTGTCTGGTGTGATGCGATAGCCCAGTCTTCCCttttaaatgaaaacaaaatacgTTGTGATTCTTGATCTGAACTCGTTTTCCTCCGCGGCGAGCAGAGACCAATCTTTctgaatgtgtgggaaagaactgctggtttacacagcacaaaatgccggagtaactcagcgggacaggcagcatctcggtggcgaaggaacgggcgacgcttcgggtcgagacccttcatcgggcTGGCGTCGCGatcagaaacatcacccgttccttctctccagagatgcggcctgccgccgctgagttgctccagcattttgtgtcttatctccaATCTTTCTGAAGCCTGGTCTTGTTCTCGCCATTTCCGTCGTGCTCTCTGTGCTAGTTAGAAGTATTTGCGCATCTGTGACTAGTTAGAaagtatactttttttttttttagttgtgCATTTCCTTGTATTAAAAGCTGAACAATAAATACCGGGAATTTCACCTTGAGTTTCTGGCTCTCTGTTGCTGTGTTGTGTTTGACCCCCTTTGCTTGTCTCCCTGTTTAATCGTTGTGTGAGATGGGCTGTATCATTCTTGCAGGATCGGTGGCATCTTCAGGCAATTCTCGTCAAGACCTGGACATCTGCCTTCACGGACTCTGGGGCCAAAAACTCAGCGCCTGCTTTGCATTTgattcctcaacctctccctacagctcccaccctctagtcctggcgacatcctcgtcaatcttttCTGAAaagaattcacccagagagttgtgaatctgcggaattctctgccacagaaggcagcgggggccaattcactggatgctttcaagagacagtaatgcccctgtcccactttggaaacctgaacggaaacctctggagactttgcgccccacccaaggtttccgtgcggttcccggaggttgcaggtggttgccggaggttgcaggtagaggaagcaggtagggagtgacaaaaaacctccgggaaccgcacggaaaccttgggtggggcgcaaagtctccagaggtttccgttcaggtttcttaagtgggacaggggcattagatgtaGCTAtgagggctgaaggaatcaagggatatggggagaaagcaggaacggggtactgattatggatgaacagcccatgatcatattgaatggcggtgctggctcgaagggccgagtggccttctcctgcacctattttccatgtttctatgtctatgtttctatgtgtactgaggtacagtgaaaagcttttgttgcgtgctaaccagtcagcggaaagatgctGCATAATTACAAACACAGCATAGTTGAAATCTCTCTAATTGAAATCTTAAATCCACCCCCCTCTACCAataaaaatgttgcctgtcctgctattTTCAGCctattctgttttcatttcaacttttttaattccagatttaatGCAACTGCAGTTCTTGTGCCGCTAACACCAGATGGAGGTGTTGATCCAAGTGTTTTTGAAAGCACTTTCGTCTGTCAGATAGCACGACTTCAATAGAGTGGATCAGAGAGTCTCGTTGTTCTTGACCGTCTCATAAACTGGAGTTGCCTCTTAAACGGCCCCACAAAAATTTGTCTCttatttagttttaaagatacagcatggaaacaagttccgtcgggcccaccaagtccgtgccatccAACAATTGCCCGCTCACATTAGTTTGACCTTACACccgagggacatagaaacatagacaataggtgcaggagtaggccattcggcccttcgagcctgcaccgccattcaatatgatcgtggctgatcatccaactcagtatcctgtacctgccttcgctccataccccctgatccctttagccacatctaactccctcttaaatatagccaatgaactgtgacctcaactaccttctgtggcagagaattccacagattcaccactctctgtgtgaaaaatgattttctcacctcggtcctaaaggatttcccccttatccttaaactgtgaccccttgtcctggacttccccaacatcgggaacaatatacagaagccagttaacctgcaagcctgcacttgtgggaggaaaccggagcacccggagaaaacccacagggtgaacgtacagactccgttcagacagcacctgtagtcaggatcgaacccggttctctggctctgaggcagcaaccctactgttgCGCCACCCTGCCAGGCCCGAGAAACATATTTCCATTAGTTTCTTTATTTGTTGCTATTTTGGTTTCCATACTGTAAGCAAGCGCAGGATATTTGATTCATGTCTCAACAAATTCTGTATTCCGCGCAGTAATGTTTGTCAAATGGACAACGGCAAGACTGGAGTCAGAAATAGCTTCACTGCAAGGGTTGCGATTCTCTACTTCAaagacttttagtttagagatacagcgtgaaaacaggcccttcggcccaccaagtccatgccgaccagcgatcacccctacactcgcacttaaacatagaaaataggtgcaggagtaggccattcggcccttcgagccagcaccaccattcaatatgatcatggctgatcatccaactcagtatcctgtacctgccttctctccataacccctgatccctttagccacaagggccacatctaactccctcttaaacatagccaatgaactggcctcaactaccttctggggcagagaattccacagattcaccactctctgtgtgaaaaatgtttttctcatctcggtcctaaaagacttccctcttacccttaaactgtgacccctagttctggacttccccaacatcgggaacaatcttcctgcatctagcctgtccaaccccttaagaattttgtaagtttctataagatcccccctcaatcttctaaattctagcgagtacaaaccgagtctatccagtctttcttcatatgaaagtcctgccatcccaggaatcagtctggtgaaccttctctgtactccctctatggcaagaatgtctttcctcagattaggagaccaaaactgtacgcaatactccaggtgtggtctcaccaagacccttatgtgggaccttgtcgaaagtcttctgaaagtccacacttgtctgtgtttggcccatattcctttaaaccttACAATGGTGTCAAGAATAGCAACAGCAACAAAAATGAAGTGAGAATGAAATGAATGTTGAGAGAGTAAAAGCTGCTGGTATTGATAGATAAACCAATTAGGAAGGTAAATGAGATGTCAGAAGGTTTAGAGGAAAAGAAAAAAGAACTCTTGGTGAACCTCCATGTAccttgctacggttttagtttccATACAATGAGGAGACTTGACATGTTACCAGACACTCTTATCAAACCTCTACAGGTGAATGGTGGAGAGAGCATGCTAGCTAGTTGCATCTCTGCCTGATTTGTTTACTCAAATGGggccggccacggtggcgcagcggtagagatgccgccttgcagcgaatgcagcgccggagacccgggttcgatcccgactacgggtgcgtgTCTGTACGTTTTTCACTGTCCGAGatccacggtttcctcccacgctccgaagacgtgcaggtttgtaggttaatcggtaaatgtaaaaattgtccctagtctagtgggtgtaggatagtgttagtacgcggggatcgctgattggcgcgcGCCCGGTGGTCcatagagcctgtttccgcgctgtatctctaaactaaactaaatgccaaGAATGAAGGATGCCTGTGACTGCTACTCCTTGGGCACAAGTAAAGTATATCTGGCAAAGGTGTAGGGGGTCCTATATTATTCGAATATGAAGACAgcatcacagtctgaagaaaaggtcccgacccgaaacgtcgcccattccttctctccagagatgctgcctgtcccgctgagtgactccagcattttgtgtctaccttcgatttaaaccagcatctgcagttctttcctacacatgtttacatattgtttggtccatattcctttaaaccttACAATGGTGCACCTACAGCTCTTTCCTACACGTTTACAtacaaacccctgtcccacggtacgagttcattcacggtaagagttctcccaagtttgccccgatacgaactcggagatttacggtaaaggccactcggggctctcgtggacatttttcaacatgttgaaaaatcttcacgagtcttcccgtgcttacctgccgttagcgag
Above is a window of Amblyraja radiata isolate CabotCenter1 chromosome 45, sAmbRad1.1.pri, whole genome shotgun sequence DNA encoding:
- the LOC116968641 gene encoding RNA-binding protein 4B-like isoform X1, translated to MVKIFIGNLPRLATKEQVTKLFEKYGKLTECDIIKNYGFVHMEDKEAAEEAIKNLHHHKLHGLPINVEASKSKVKTSTKLHISNIGGECTNQELRARFEEYGPVIECDVVKDYAFVHMEREEDAMEAIRGFDGTEFKGKRIHVQLSRSRLRTQPGMGDKNGCFRCGKEGHWSKECPKDRVGFEGGFPCDYPQPYSERPAYDDRYGMAEHFEGYLPEPYTPMGDPYYDRRSTQLPPIGTAMSDCVPGGFDPYGRHAVPPPNPSYYSRDRSPLRRNPMASSSAGYGYEYSHVSSAPMSSSSPYDGPGSAGNAYMGRMQYSMF